Proteins found in one Balearica regulorum gibbericeps isolate bBalReg1 chromosome 17, bBalReg1.pri, whole genome shotgun sequence genomic segment:
- the FZD10 gene encoding frizzled-10: MGPATRNFVPTLLALCWLTCCCTGISSIDIDRPGDGRCQPIEIPMCKDIGYNMTRMPNLMGHENQREAAIQLHEFAPLVEYGCHSHLKFFLCSLYAPMCTEQVSTPIPACRVMCEQARLKCSPIMEQFNFKWPDSLDCSKLPNKNDPNYLCMEAPNNGSDEPPRGSSMLPPMFRPQRPSSGHDLQQHKDSLSRTSCENPGKFHHVEKSASCAPLCSPGVDVYWSKDDKQFAVIWIAIWSILCFFSSAFTVLTFLIDPQRFKYPERPIIFLSMCYCVYSVGYIIRLFSGAESIACDRDSGQLYVIQEGLESTGCTIVFLVLYYFGMASSLWWVILTLTWFLAAGKKWGHEAIEANSSYFHLAAWAIPAVKTIMILVMRRVAGDELTGLCYVGSMDVNALTGFVLIPLACYLIIGTSFILSGFVALFHIRRVMKTGGENTDKLEKLMVRIGVFSVLYTVPATCVIACYFYERLNMDYWKIVATQQKCKMNNQTKNLDCMMNNSIPAVEIFMVKIFMLLVVGITSGMWIWTSKTLQSWQNVCSRRLKKRSRRKPASVITSSGIYKKPQHPQKTHLAKYESTLQPPTCV; the protein is encoded by the coding sequence ATGGGGCCGGCGACGAGGAACTTCGTGCCGACTCTGCTGGCGCTCTGCTGGCTGACCTGCTGCTGCACGGGGATAAGCTCCATAGACATTGACCGCCCCGGTGACGGGAGGTGTCAGCCGATAGAAATCCCCATGTGCAAGGATATAGGGTACAACATGACGAGGATGCCTAACCTGATGGGACACGAAAACCAAAGGGAAGCTGCCATTCAGCTGCACGAGTTTGCCCCCTTGGTGGAATATGGTTGCCACAGCCATCTGaaatttttcctctgctccctctATGCCCCTATGTGCACAGAGCAGGTTTCTACACCAATCCCAGCCTGCAGGGTTATGTGCGAGCAGGCGAGGCTGAAATGCTCTCCTATTATGGAGCAGTTCAATTTTAAATGGCCAGACTCCTTAGACTGCAGTAAACTGCCCAACAAGAACGACCCCAATTACCTGTGCATGGAAGCCCCCAACAACGGATCAGATGAGCCACCCAGAGGATCCAGCATGCTGCCACCCATGTTTCGTCCACAGAGGCCCAGCAGCGGCCACGATCTGCAGCAGCATAAGGACAGCCTCAGCAGAACCTCCTGTGAAAATCCTGGCAAGTTCCACCATGTGGAAAAGAGTGCTTCCTGCGCGCCGCTCTGCAGTCCAGGGGTTGATGTTTACTGGAGCAAGGATGACAAACAATTTGCTGTCATTTGGATTGCCATCTGGTCCATTCTGTGCTTCTTCTCCAGTGCTTTTACTGTACTCACTTTTCTGATAGATCCTCAGCGTTTCAAGTACCCCGAGAGGCCCATTATCTTCCTCTCAATGTGCTACTGTGTCTACTCAGTGGGGTACATCATTCGCCTCTTTTCAGGTGCTGAAAGCATTGCCTGTGATAGGGACAGCGGCCAACTCTATGTCATCCAGGAAGGACTGGAGAGCACTGGTTGCACCATTGTATTCCTGGTTCTGTATTACTTTGGTATGGCGAGTTCCTTGTGGTGGGTAATCTTGACTTTAACTTGGTTTCtagcagctgggaaaaaatgGGGGCATGAAGCAATTGAAGCAAACAGTAGCTACTTTCATTTGGCAGCATGGGCCATTCCAGCTGTGAAGACCATAATGATCCTAGTTATGAGAAGGGTGGCTGGAGATGAGCTGACAGGGTTGTGCTATGTTGGAAGCATGGACGTGAATGCCTTGACGGGGTTTGTACTCATTCCTTTGGCTTGTTATCTAATCATTGGcacttcttttattctttctggttttgtggccCTTTTTCATATCAGGAGGGTGATGAAAACAGGTGGAGAAAATACTGACAAGTTGGAGAAACTTATGGTCAGGATTGGTGTCTTCTCAGTCTTGTATACAGTGCCTGCAACTTGTGTGATAGCTTGCTATTTTTATGAAAGACTTAATATGGATTATTGGAAAATTGTGGCAACTCAACAGAAATGCAAGATGAACAATCAGACTAAAAATCTAGACTGTATGATGAATAACTCTATTCCAGCAGTAGAAATTTTTATGGTCAAAATTTTTATGTTGTTAGTCGTGGGCATTACTAGTGGTATGTGGATCTGGACTTCCAAGACTCTTCAGTCCTGGCAAAATGTTTGTAGTCGAAGATTAAAGAAGAGAAGTAGGAGAAAACCTGCAAGTGTTATTACAAGTAGCGGAATCtacaaaaaacctcaacatcCACAGAAAACTCACCTTGCAAAATATGAATCAACATTACAGCCACCCACTTGTGTGTGA